TCCACGCCGGACGATCCGTCCGTCGCCACCATGAAGGGCGTCGAGGAAATGGCTCGGGATCTGGACCTCGATGTAAAGACATTCCTCGAACGCGTGACCGTGATTGTCCATGGCACAACGGTGACCACCAATGCCGTGCTGACGTACACAG
This portion of the Deltaproteobacteria bacterium genome encodes:
- a CDS encoding hydantoinase/oxoprolinase family protein, whose amino-acid sequence is MRYKIGIDVGGTFTDFLLTAEDGSSRTYKVLSTPDDPSVATMKGVEEMARDLDLDVKTFLERVTVIVHGTTVTTNAVLTYT